Below is a window of Stappia sp. DNA.
GACCGGCTGAAGACCTCGGCCGATCCGGACGGCATGACGGTGATCGGCACCATCAACAATTGCGCCGGCGGCATCACGCCCTGGGGCACCTATCTGATGGCCGAGGAGAACTTCCACGGCTACTTCTGGACCGACAAGCTGGATGCCGACGGCAACCCGGTCCTCGAGGGGGCGGATGCGGCGAGCCTCAAGCGCTATGGCGCGCCGGGCCGCTGGTACAATTGGGGCCAGCACCACGACCGCTTCAACCTCGACACGGAGCCGAACGAGGTGAACCGCTTCGGCTGGATCGTCGAGGTCGATCCGATGGATCCGGCCTCCACGCCTGTCAAGCATACCGCGCTCGGGCGCTTCCGCCACGAGGGCGCGGAATCGATCGTCAATTCCGACGGACGCGTGGTGCTCTACTCCGGCGACGACGCCCGCTTCGACTATGTCTACAAGTTCGTCTCCGCCGGCACCGTCTCCGACGACCGCGCGGCGAACATGAAGCTCCTGTCGGAGGGCACGCTCTACGTCGGCAAGTTCCACGAGGACGGCCGGCTCGAGTGGCTGCCGCTGGTGCATGGCGAGGGTCCGCTGACGGCGGAAAACGGCTTCGCCAGCCAGGCCGACGTGCTGATCGACACGCGCCTCGCCGCCGACGCGCTCGGCGCGACGCCGATGGACCGGCCCGAGGACGTCCAGCCGGGTCCCGACGGCAAGGTCTACATGATGCTGACCAACAACACCCGCCGCAAGCCGGGCCAGGAGGACGCCGCCAATCCGCGCGCCGACAATGCCTTCGGTCACATCGTGGAAATGATCGCGCCGGACGGCGACCATGGCGCCACCACCTTCGCCTGGAACATCCTGGTGAAATGCGGCGATCCGGCGGTCGCGGACGTGGGCGCCCAGTGGGGTCCGGAAACCTCCGAGCACGGCTGGTTCGCCTCCCCCGACAATTGCGCGATCGACGCCGACGGCCGGCTGTGGGTCTCCACCGACCAGGGCTCGAACTGGGCGAAGACCGGCAAGTCGGACGGCCTCTACGCGGTCGAGACCGAAGGCGAGCTGCGCGGCTCGTCCAAGCTCTTCTTCCGCTGCCCTGTCGGCGGCGAGCTCTGCGGCCCGTATTTCACCCAGGACCAGACGACGCTGTTCCTGGCGGTCCAGCATCCGGGCACGGACGGGACGAAGAACTTCAAGGGCTTCGAGCGCGAGTCCACCTTCGAGGATCCGGCGACCCGCTGGCCGGACTTCACCGACGGCATGCCGCCGCGCCCCTCCGTGGTCGTGGTGACGCGCACCGACGGCGGCAAGATCGGCGTCTGACGCCGGCGAAAGACCCCCGCGAAATCACGCCCCCGCCGCTTCGCCGGCGGGGGTTTTTCATTTGCCGGCACATTTCCCCAGTGGTGTCAGCGTCAAGTCGATTCACGGATTATCCCGAGGATTCACGGCCGCGAAATCGCCTCTCCCTTTCCCTTGTATGTTGCGCCCCGCTTCCGCTAACACAGGGGGCTCACGAGGGGACGGGATATGAAGGGAACGGCAGCGGCGAACGATCAGACGGCCGCGACGATGCGCGTCGCGCCGCACAACGCGGAGGCCGAACGGCAGCTGCTCGGCGCGATCATCGTCAACAACGAGACCTATTACCGGGTCTCGGATTTCCTCGAGGCCGCGCATTTCTTCATCGAGCCGCACCGCGAGATCTACGAGAAGGCCGGCCAGTTGATCCGCGCGGGCAAGGTCGCCTCGCCGATCACGCTCAAGACCTTCTTCGCGCAAGACGCACGCATCGCCGACATGTCGGCCGCGCAGTACATCCTGCGCCTTGCCGCCGACGCCGCCTCCATTATCAACGCCGAGGACTACGGCCACGCGATCTATGACCTCGCCATCCGGCGGAACCTCATCCGCATCGGCGAGGACATGGTCAACATCGCCTATGACGCGCCGATCGACATGCCGCCGGCGACCCAGATCGACGACGCCGAGCGGCGTCTCTTCGAACTGGCGGAAAAGGGCCGCACGGACACCGGCTTCCTGAGTTTCGGCGACGCGCTCTCGGCAACCATCGAGATGGCGGCGGCCGCCTATCAGCGCGAGGGCGCGCTGTCGGGCATCGCCTCGGGCCTGCGCGATCTCGACGCGCTGATGGGCGGGCTGCAGCACTCCGACCTGATCGTGCTCGCCGGCCGGCCGGCCATGGGCAAGACCTCGCTCGCCACCAACATCGCCTATAATGTCGCCGAGGCCTATCGCGCCGAGGAACAGCCCGACGGCACGATGAAGACCGTCAACGGCGGTGTCGTCGGCTTCTTCTCGCTGGAAATGTCGGCCGAGCAGCTCGCCACGCGTATCATCTCCGAGCAGACGGAAATCTCGTCGTCCAAGATCCGGCGCGGCGACATTTCCGAACACGATTTCGAGAAACTCGCGGCCGCGGCCCAGACCATGCAGAGCGTGCCGCTGCATGTCGACCAGACCGGCGGCATCTCCATCGCCCAGCTCGTCGCCCGCGCCCGTCGGCTGAAGCGCCAGCGCGGGCTCGACCTGCTGATCGTCGACTACATCCAGCTGCTCTCCGGCTCGTCCAAGAACCAGGGCAACCGCGTGCAGGAAATCACCGAGATCACCACCGGCCTGAAGGCGCTCGCCAAGGAGCTCAACGTTCCCATCATCGCGCTGTCGCAGCTCTCGCGTCAGGTGGAATCGCGCGACGACAAGCGCCCCATTCTCTCCGACCTGCGTGAATCGGGCTCCATCGAGCAGGACGCCGACGTGGTGCTCTTCGTCTATCGCGAGGAATATTATCTCGGCAAGACGATGCCGGAGGAAGGCTCCGAGGACTACGTGAAGTGGGAGGAGAAGCTGGAGCGGGCCAGGAACCGCGCCGAGGTGATCATCGCCAAGCAGCGTCACGGCCCCACCGGCACCGCTCACCTGCACTTCCAGGGCGAGTTCACCCGCTTCTCCGATCTGGCCGATCCGGATCGCTTCCCCGACCCGCACGGCTGACAGGCCCGCCCGAACGGGGGTGCGCCTTGACCCTGCCGCATGCGGACGCCCAAATGCGGCCATGCGAATCGAAGCAGGCTCTATCCTGATGAAGGTCCGCGTTCCATGAGGACCACGCCCGGTTCCAGACGGGCATGTTTTCCGCGCCCGGTTCCAGACGGACGATGCAAACGTGACTGACGGCACCTCCCGCACTGCCCCGCCCGCGCCCGGCCGAGACGTCTGCGACGAGGCGCAGCCGGGCGACGGCGGGCGCATCACCATCGACCTTGGCGCGCTGGCGGCCAACTGGCGCGCCCTGCGCGACCGGCTGAGCGCGAACGCCGAGTGCGGCGCCGCCGTCAAGGCAGAATGCTACGGCCTTGGCTCCGAGCGTGGCCTCGAAACCCTGTGGGCGGCCGGCTGCCGCACCTTCTTCGTCGCCACGCCCCAGGAAGGCGCCGGCACGCGCCGGATCCTGCCCGAGGCGACGATCTACATTCTCAACGGCCTCTATCCGGGGGCGGCCGGCTACTACGCGACGCACGGCCTGCGCCCGGTGCTCGGGTCGATGGAGGAGGTCGACGAGTGGCGCGCCTTCGCCGGCACCCGACCGGCACCGGCCGCGCTGCATGTCGACACCGGCATCAGCCGGTTGGGCGTGTCGTTGGAGGAGGCCCGCTCCCTCGCCAAGGTCGAGGACTTCGCGCCCGACATGATCCTGTCGCATCTGGCCTGCGCCGACAGTCCCGACCATCCGATGAACGCGCGCCAGCGCGACCGCTTCCGGGACGCCATGGCACTGTTCCCGGGCGCCAGGGGCTCGCTCACCAATTCCGCCGGGATCTTCCTCGGGCCCGACTTTCACTTCGACGTGGCCCGGCCCGGCATCTCGCTCTATGGCGCGCAGGCCTCCGCCCTGCCCGAAAGCCGGCTTTCGCCCGTCGTCACCCTGGAAAGCCGCATCCTGCAGATTCACCATCTCAAGCGCGGCGAGACCATCGGCTACGGCGGCACCTTCACCGCCCCCGCCGACATGACGGTGGCCATGGTGGCGGCCGGCTATGCCGACGGCTACCTGCGGGCGAGCGGATCGAGCGACGAGAAGCGCGGCGCGGATGCCTGGCTCGCCGGCTACCGGCTGCCGATCCTCGGGCGCATTTCCATGGACATGGCCGCCTTTGACGTGAGCGCCGTTCCCCCCGACGTCGCCCGGCGCGGCGCCTTCGTGGAACTCTTCGGCCCCAACATTCCCGTCGACGAGGTGGCCACGGCCGCCGGCACCATCGGCTACGAGTTGCTGACCGGCCTCGGGCGGCGCTTCGCGCGCCGCTACCTGCCGGCGGACCATGAGGCGGACCCGACGGGGGAAACGGGCTGATGGCCAAGCGCTCCACCGCCTTCGTCTGCCAGTCCTGCGGCGCGGTCGCGGCCAAATGGGCCGGGCGCTGCGACAGCTGCGGCGAATGGAACAGCCTTGTCGAGGAGCGTCAGGGCTCGGGCGTCGGCGGCTCGCCCTCGCCCGTCAGCCGGCGCAAGGGCCGGGTCGTGCCGCTGGTCGGTCTCAGCGGCGACAGCGAGACCCCGCCGCGCATCGAAACCCGCGTCGGAGAACTGGACCGGGTAACGGGCGGCGGCTTCGTGCCGGGCTCGGCCTTGCTCGTCGGCGGCGATCCGGGCATCGGCAAGTCGACGCTGCTGATCCAGGCGACGGCGCGCATCGCGCGTCTCGGCCATCGCGCCATCTATATCTCCGGCGAGGAGGCGATCGATCAGGTGCGCCTGCGCGCCGCCCGCCTCGGCCTCACGGATGCGCCCGTGGGATTGGCCGCCGAGACCAGCGTGGAGGACATTCTCGCCACGCTGACCAGCGAGGCCCCGCCGGCCATCGTCATCATCGATTCCATCCAGACCCTGTGGACGGAGACGGTCGATTCGCCGCCGGGCACGGTCACCCAGGTGCGCGCCGCCGCGCAGGCGCTGGTGCGCTACGCCAAGTCGAGCGGCGCGACGGTCATCCTGGTCGGCCATGTGACCAAGGACGGGCAGATCGCCGGCCCGCGCGTGGTGGAGCACATGGTCGACGCGGTTCTCTACTTCGAGGGCGACGGGGCGCACCAGTATCGCATCCTGCGCTCGGTCAAGAACCGCTTCGGCGCCACCGACGAGATCGGCGTCTTCGAGATGACCGACAAGGGGCTCGCGGAGGTCGGAAACCCCTCCGCGCTGTTCCTCGGCGAGCGCAACGGCCGCACGCCCGGCTCGGCCGTCTTCGCCGGGCTAGAGGGCACCCGCCCGCTGCTGATCGAGATCCAGGCGCTCGTCGCCCCCTCGCCGCTCGGCACGCCGCGCCGCGCGGTGATCGGCTGGGATACCGCGCGCCTGTCGATGATCCTCGCCGTGCTGGAGGCGCGCTGCGGCGTGCGTTTCGCCCAGAACGACGTCTATCTCAATGTCGCCGGCGGTCTCCGGGTGAGCGAGCCCGGCGCCGATCTCGCGGTGGCCGCCGCCCTCATCTCGTCGCTCAGCGGGGTTGCCCTTCCCGCCGATTGCGTCTATTTCGGCGAGGTCAGCCTGTCCGGGGCGGTGCGCGCCGTGTCACAGGCGCAAAGCCGGCTGAAGGAAGCGCAGAAACTCGGTTTCACCCGCGCCTTCGTGCCGGAGGCGGATATCGCCCGGGGCAAGAAGGCGGACGGGGATCTCACGGGTGTCAGCGAACTGTCGGATCTGGTCGCGCGGATCGCCGCCGGCAGCGGCGACGGAGCACAAGACTGACGATGCTGCTCCCGCGCGACCGTCGGCCCGACGGATACCCTCGCGCTCCGGAGAGGCGGAGCAAGGACACCATCCGCGCACGGCCCACGCGGACGAATGGGCCGACGATGCCGTGAGGCTGCGATCAGGGACCGTGTCGAGCAATGCCGATCACCCCTCTTGACGGAATTCTTCTCGTCATCATGCTCTTGTCCGCCGTGCTGGCGATGATCCGCGGCTTCGTGCGCGAGGTCCTGTCGATCGCCTCCTGGGTCATCGCCGCGATCGCCGCCTATCTTCTCTATGGGCAGGTGCTGCCGCTGGTGCAGCAATACATCAATCAGGAATATGTGGCGCTCGGCGTGGCCGTCGCCTCGGTCTTCCTGATCACGCTGATCGTGGTGAGCTACATCACCATGCGGATTTCCGACTTCGTGCTGGACAGCCGGATCGGTGCGCTCGACCGCTCGCTCGGCTTCGTCTTCGGCGCGCTGCGCGGGCTTCTGCTGGTGGTGGTCGCGATGATGTTCTTCAACTGGTTCGTTCCGGCCCAGGAACAGCCGCGCTGGATCGCCACCGCCAAGTCCAAGGCGATGCTCGACAGCATCGGCAACCGACTGGTCGCCGCCCTGCCGGAGGATCCGGAGCAGTCGATCCTCAAGCGCATCCGCGAGCGCGACGCCGCGCCGAACGGAGCCGCCGCGCCGCAGACGAGCGACGAGGAAACCGGCTACACCGAGACCGAGCGCCGGGGACTGGACCAGCTGACGACATCGGGCTCCGACGGCAACTGACCAAAGCGTCCGGCGCGCCGCCGCACCGCGGCCCCGGCGCCAAGCCGCCGCCATGCACTATCTTTTCGCGACCGCGCGGGCCTGCGCGCGGCAATCAGGAGCGAGACAATGGCCGGGACTCCAACCGTTGATCTGACACGCGACGATCTGGACGGCGACACGCTGCGCGAGGAATGCGGCGTGTTCGGCATTTTCGGACACGAGGACGCGGCCGCCGTGACCGCGCTCGGCCTGCACGCGCTTCAGCACCGCGGACAGGAAGCGGCCGGCATCGTCACCTACGACGGCGGCCAGTTCCGCTCCGAGCGCCATCTCGGCCTCGTTGGCGACCATTTCTCCGACGCCGACGTGATCCGCCGCCTGAGCGGCGCCTATTCCATCGGCCACGTGCGCTACTCGACCTCGGGCGAGACGATCCTGCGCAACGTCCAACCGCTCTTCGCCGAACTCGACGGCGGCGGCATCGCGGTGTGCCACAACGGGCATTTCACCAATGCGATGACGCTGCGCAAGGAGCTCATCAAGGACGGCGCCATCTGCCAGTCGACCTCCGATTCCGAGGTCGTGCTTCAGCTCGTGGCGCGTTCGCGCAAGGGCAAGATCGTCGACCGCTTCATCGACGCGATCCAGCAGATGGAGGGCGCCTATTCGCTGGTCGCCCTGACCCGCAAGAAGCTGATCGGCGCCCGCGATCCGCTGGGCATCCGCCCGCTGGTGCTGGGCGACCTGAACGGCGCCCCGATCCTCGCCTCGGAAACCTGCGCCCTCGACATCATCGGCGCGAAATTCATCCGCGAGATCGAGAACGGCGAAGTGGTGGTCTGCACGCCCGGCGGCATCGAGAGCTACTTCCCCTTCGGCAAGCGCCCGGCGCGGCCCTGCATCTTCGAATACATCTACTTCTCGCGGCCCGATTCGGTGCTCGGCGGGCGCAGCGTCTATGACGTGCGCAAGGAGTTCGGCCGCCAGCTCGCCCTCGAGAGCGGGGTCGAGGCCGACGTCGTGGTGCCCGTGCCCGATTCCGGCGTCCCGGCCGCGCTCGGCTATGCCGATGCCTCCGGCGTGCCCTTCGAGCTCGGCATCATTCGCAACCACTACGTCGGACGCACCTTCATCGAGCCGACGCAGCAGATCCGCACCCTCGGCGTGAAACTCAAGCATTCCGCCAACCGCGCCCAGATCGAGGGCAAGCGGGTGGTGCTCGTCGACGACAGTCTGGTGCGCGGCACGACCTCGGTGAAGATCGTGCAGATGATCCGCGACGCCGGCGCGCGCGAGGTGCACTTCCGGCTCGCCTCGCCGCCGATCCGCTTTTCCGACTATTACGGCATCGACACGCCGGTGCGCGAGAAGCTGCTGGCGGCGAAATACAGCCTCGAGGAAATGCGCAATTACATCGGCGCCGATTCGCTCGCCTTCCTGTCGGTCGACGGGATCTACAAGGCGATCGGCTATGAGGGCCGCGACCACGAGCAGCCGCAGTTCACCGACCATTGCTTCACGGGCGACTATCCGACGCCCCTGACCGATCTGGCCGGAGAGGACGACGTCTCGCACATGCCGCGCCTGGTGGAAGTGGGATAACAGGACATGAGCAAACGTTTCGAGGGACGCGTCGCCGTCGTCACCGGCGCATCGCGCGGCATCGGCTATTTCACCGCCAAGGCGCTGGCCGCGGAAGGCGCGCATGTGATTGCGGTCGCCCGCACCGTCGGCGCGCTGGAGGAACTCGACGACGAAATCCGCGCCGCCGGCGGACAGGCCACGCTGGTGCCCGTCGATCTGACCGACTTCGAGGCGATCGACCGGCTGGGGGCGGCGATCTACGAGCGCTGGCAGAAGCTCGACGTGCTCATCGGCAACGCCGGGATTCTCGGCGGGCTGTCGCCGCTCGGTCACGTGAAGCCGAAGACCTGGGACCAGGTGATGGCGATCAACGTGACGGCGAACTGGCGGCTGATCCGCTCGCTCGACCCGCTGCTGCGCCAGTCGGACGCCGGGCGCGCGGTGTTCCTGACGTCGGGCGCGGCGCACAAGTGCAAGGCCTATTGGGGCCCCTATTCGGTCTCCAAGGCCGCGCTGGAGGCGCTCGTGCGCACCTATGTGGCCGAAACCCGGCAAACGCCGATCACCGGCATGCTGGTCAATCCGGGCCCGATGCGCACCGCCATGCGGTCGCAGGCGATGCCCGGCGAGGATCCCGAAAGCCTGCCGCATCCGAGCGAGCTGGCACCGCATATTCTCGACCTCGCGGCCCCGGAGAACAAGGACAACGGGCTCCTTTTCGACTTTCCGTCGAAGGAGTTGCGGAGTTTCTTTCAGGTATCTTCTTAAGACATGACGACCGCGCGCGTTCACTCACGCGCGGGGCTCGATCCTGACTTTTGACGATGTTTCACGGAGCGTGTCGCGCCCGGCCTCGGCCGAAGGGGCCGCCGCTCACAGGCGGTCGAGGTCGGCAAGCTCCGCGCCCGCCGCCGCCGGCGCGCGGCAGGCCTCGCGCAGGGTCGGGAGAATCGACGCGACGTCCGTGCATACGTGATAGTCGATCTCGAAACCGGGGCGGATGAAGCCCTCCCCGCGCATGTGGGCGAGCAGATCGACGAGCGGTCGCCAGAAGCCGTCGATGTCGGCGAGCACGACCGGCTTGCGGTGTCGCCCGAGCTGGCCCCAGGTCAGGATCTCGACGACCTCTTCCAGGGTGCCGATGCCGCCGGGCAGTGCCACGAATCCGTCGGCGCGTTCGAACATGGCGCGCTTGCGCTGGTGCATGTCGTCCGTGACGATCAGCTCGCTGACCGTCTCCATCATCACCTCGCGCTCCTCCAGGAAGCGGGGAATGATGCCGGTGACATGCCCGCCGCCGGCGAGCGTCGCGCGCGAAACCGCCCCCATGAGGCCGATGGAGCCCCCGCCGTAGATGAGGCCAAGCCCCTCGGCGGCGACACGCGCACCGAGGTCGTTCGCGGCGGCCAGATACGCGGGATTCGCGCCCTCGCCCGTGCCGCAATACACGCAGATCGTCTTCAACTCGCTCATGCGACGTGTGTTGCACCGCCGATGACCCCGGTCAAGAGCGCAGATACCCCGGAGGCCGACACCCGGGTGACGGGCCGTCACCGTTGCTTGCCGCCTCATGAAGGAACATATATCCATCGAACGGTTTGTTTCGCGCGGCCAGCGCCAGACGAATCTCCGGCGCGGCAGGCGCCGGACACATGGATGAGAGACAGGAACGGATCGCTCATGTCCCGCACTACGGTCATTCAGCTGCTCGTGCTTGCCGGCATCGTCGGCGCCGGCGCCCTCGGCTTCGGCCTTTGGCAGGCGCAGACCGGCGGCGGGGGCGCGGGCGATCCCGACGCGCCGGCCACGGCCCGGGCGCCCGACACCGGCAGCACGGCCGAGGACGGGACCCCGAGCGGCAGCGGCGACGAGGGGCTCACCGCCACCGCGCCCGCGCCGGAAACCGACGCCGCGCAAGCCCCCGCGTCCGGCGACGCGCCGGGGACCGACGCCGCACAGACAGACATGGGGGACACTGCGGACAGGGCGGACACCACCACGGCGGACGCCGGCGCGACCAATGCCGGCGACGGCCCGAGCTTCGACCTGATGCGGGTGGAACCGGACGGCTCGGCCGTCGTCGCCGGGCGGACCGAGGCCGGCGCGATCGTGGCGCTTCTGTCCAACGGCAAGGTCGTCGGCAAGGGCGTTGCCAATGCGGCCGGAGAATTCGCCATCGTGCTGGACGAGCCGCTGGAGACCGGCGCCCATGCCGTGACGCTCGAGACCCGCGATGCGGACGGCGCGGTCACCGCCCGGTCCGCGCAGTCGCTGACCGTGTCGGTGCCCGACACGCCGGAGAGCGGCGAAGTCCTTGTGATGCTCAACGAGCCCGGCGCGCCCTCGACGATCCTGCAAAAGCCCGACACCATTGCCAGCGCGACACCGGAGACAGCGCCCGCGTCCGGCGACGCGGCGGCCGACACCGCCGTGGCCATGGCGCGGGATGCGGCGCCGGACGCGGAGACGGCGGCCAACCGCGAGACGGAAACCGGGGCCACCGCCGAGGCCGGCGCGGCACCGGTCGGCGACACGGCCGAGCGGAACGACGTGGCCGCACCTGCGGCCTCCCCGGACACCGGCACGCAGACCGCGGAGACGACGCCCGCGCAAGAACGCGTCACGGACCCGCAAACCGACGTCGCTGCGGCGGATCCGGCTGCGACGCCGCCCGACGCACAGACAGCCGACGCAGCCTCCGACGCGCAAACCGCCGCGGCTTCGGGCACATCCGGGCCGGAGACCGCCGCCGAGGCGCCCGTCTCCGTCGAGGCGGTCGAGACGGAAGAGGACAAGGTGTTCGTGGCCGGGGCCGGCGCGCCGAACGCGGATGTGCGCGTCTACCTCGACAATACGCTGGTCGGCGAGACGAGGACGGACGAGACGGGACGCTGGCTGCTGGAAGCGGACCGTTCCGTGGAGCCGGGCGAGGTCGATGTGCGGGCCGATCAGGTGACCGGCGACACCGGCGAGGTCGTGGCCCGCGCGCAAGTGACCTTTGCCCGCGCCGAGGACGCGGTGATCCTGCGTCCGGTGGCGGTGAGCGGCGAGGCCGGCGGCACGCCCGGCGCCGACGGCACGACCGGCGAGCGTCAGATCCCGAATGTGATCATCCGGCGCGGCGACAATCTGTGGACCATCTCGCAGCGCCGCTATGGCGACGGGGTGCGCTACACCACGATCTATCAGGCGAACCGGGACCAGATCCGCGATCCGGACCTGATCTACCCCGGCCAGGTCTTCATGCTGCCCGAGGGCGACCGCAACTGGCCGGCCGCCAACTGAGGTCCGGCGTCCCCCGGATCATCAGGCGCGAAACGGTCGGCCCCATGAATTTCAGGCACGCCGGCGCAGCAGCGCGACGAAGAACCCGTCGGTGCCGGTGCGCGCGGGGCTGAGGGTCGCAAACCCTTCCGCCGTGAAGCGCGGCGTTGCCGCGTCCGCGCCGAACACGGCCTCCCAGCGCGGCTGAAGCGCATCGACCTCGAAGTCCTCGCCACGCTCGGCGAGGAACGTGCGCACCTGGGTCTGGTTCTCGCACGGCAGCAGCGAACAGGTGGCATAGAGCAGATGGCCGCCCGGCCGCACGTAGCGGCTCGCCTCGGCCAGGACGCCCTGCTGCTCGCGCATCCGCCCGGCCAGCGCATTGGCCGTCACCCGCCACTTGGAATCGGGCCGCCGCCGCCACACGCCGGTGCCCGAACACGGCACGTCGAGAAACACCAGATCCATGCGCCCCTCGAGATCGTCGAGCGAGGCGCTTTGCGGATCGCGCGTCTGGACGTTGCGCGCCCCGGCCCGCTGCAGCCGCTCGAAGATGGGCGCCAGCCGCAGCCGGTTGGCGTCATGGGCATAGATCTGTCCGCGATTGTCGAGCGCGCCCGCGAGCGCGAGCGTCTTGCCGCCGCCGCCGGCGCAGAAGTCGAGCACCTGGGACGGCTCCACCGAGGCGCCGAGCAGCGCGGCGATCTGGCTCGCCTCGTCCTGAAGCTCGAACCAGCCCTTGCGGAAGCCCTCCTCCGCCTGCACATGCGGCGCGCGCTCCCGTCCTCTCGGCGGCGACAGCCGCAGACCCACGGGCGAAATCGGGGTCGGCTGAAACTCCAGATGCGACAAGCGGCGCAGCAGCCGCTCGCGGTCGCCCTTGAGGAGGTTGACCCGCAGGTCGATGGGCGCGCGCGCGGCAAGCGCCACGCCCTCCGCCACAGCCTCGTCGCCGAAGCCCTCCTCGAAATGCGGCCACAGCCAGTGAGGTACGTCGGCGCGCACATGCGCGGGCGCATCGGCAAGCACGTCCGTGGCGGCGTCCCCGCCGTCGAGCGCCGCCTCGAGCCGGGCGCGCTCATCGCCCGTCAGCGGCTCCGGCGCGAAGCGGTCGGAGGCAAACGCCGCCTCCAGCCCCTCGATCCCCTGCTCCCAGCTGAGCGCGAAGGTCGCCAGGATCAGCGCCCGGGCCGAGGTCTCGCCCATGACATGCGCCAGCGACAGACGGCGGCGCAGCGCATCGAACACCAGGTTGGCGATGACGACACGGTCGCCGCTGCCGGCGAACCGATGCCGACGGCCCCACTCCTTCAGCGCCTCCTGCACCGGCTGCCGGTGAGCCTCCAGGTCATTGAGAATCTCGATCGCCGCAGAGAGGCGCCCGCCGTCCTTCATGGCTCTTCCTCGATAGATATTCGTGCCGGGCGTGAAACGCCGGTCGACCTGCCTGCACGGCCCGCCAGAGATCGCGAGGCACCGACAAAACCTGGCAGCCCTGCCCCGGAACCGTCGAGCGCAAACCGCCCGCCTGCGACACGGCATCGGCTGCCGTACAGCCCAAAAGTCATCGGCTGCCGTACAGCCCAAAAGTCATCGGCTGCCGTACAGCCCAAAAGGCATCGGCTGCCGGCCGGCCCGCAAGGCCTGCCCCCGGAGCACGCTGCCGAATGGACGCGCCCGGTTCGGTG
It encodes the following:
- a CDS encoding RsmB/NOP family class I SAM-dependent RNA methyltransferase, with the translated sequence MKDGGRLSAAIEILNDLEAHRQPVQEALKEWGRRHRFAGSGDRVVIANLVFDALRRRLSLAHVMGETSARALILATFALSWEQGIEGLEAAFASDRFAPEPLTGDERARLEAALDGGDAATDVLADAPAHVRADVPHWLWPHFEEGFGDEAVAEGVALAARAPIDLRVNLLKGDRERLLRRLSHLEFQPTPISPVGLRLSPPRGRERAPHVQAEEGFRKGWFELQDEASQIAALLGASVEPSQVLDFCAGGGGKTLALAGALDNRGQIYAHDANRLRLAPIFERLQRAGARNVQTRDPQSASLDDLEGRMDLVFLDVPCSGTGVWRRRPDSKWRVTANALAGRMREQQGVLAEASRYVRPGGHLLYATCSLLPCENQTQVRTFLAERGEDFEVDALQPRWEAVFGADAATPRFTAEGFATLSPARTGTDGFFVALLRRRA
- a CDS encoding Ig-like domain-containing protein — encoded protein: MSRTTVIQLLVLAGIVGAGALGFGLWQAQTGGGGAGDPDAPATARAPDTGSTAEDGTPSGSGDEGLTATAPAPETDAAQAPASGDAPGTDAAQTDMGDTADRADTTTADAGATNAGDGPSFDLMRVEPDGSAVVAGRTEAGAIVALLSNGKVVGKGVANAAGEFAIVLDEPLETGAHAVTLETRDADGAVTARSAQSLTVSVPDTPESGEVLVMLNEPGAPSTILQKPDTIASATPETAPASGDAAADTAVAMARDAAPDAETAANRETETGATAEAGAAPVGDTAERNDVAAPAASPDTGTQTAETTPAQERVTDPQTDVAAADPAATPPDAQTADAASDAQTAAASGTSGPETAAEAPVSVEAVETEEDKVFVAGAGAPNADVRVYLDNTLVGETRTDETGRWLLEADRSVEPGEVDVRADQVTGDTGEVVARAQVTFARAEDAVILRPVAVSGEAGGTPGADGTTGERQIPNVIIRRGDNLWTISQRRYGDGVRYTTIYQANRDQIRDPDLIYPGQVFMLPEGDRNWPAAN
- a CDS encoding SDR family NAD(P)-dependent oxidoreductase, which produces MSKRFEGRVAVVTGASRGIGYFTAKALAAEGAHVIAVARTVGALEELDDEIRAAGGQATLVPVDLTDFEAIDRLGAAIYERWQKLDVLIGNAGILGGLSPLGHVKPKTWDQVMAINVTANWRLIRSLDPLLRQSDAGRAVFLTSGAAHKCKAYWGPYSVSKAALEALVRTYVAETRQTPITGMLVNPGPMRTAMRSQAMPGEDPESLPHPSELAPHILDLAAPENKDNGLLFDFPSKELRSFFQVSS
- a CDS encoding TIGR00730 family Rossman fold protein, with the protein product MSELKTICVYCGTGEGANPAYLAAANDLGARVAAEGLGLIYGGGSIGLMGAVSRATLAGGGHVTGIIPRFLEEREVMMETVSELIVTDDMHQRKRAMFERADGFVALPGGIGTLEEVVEILTWGQLGRHRKPVVLADIDGFWRPLVDLLAHMRGEGFIRPGFEIDYHVCTDVASILPTLREACRAPAAAGAELADLDRL